One window of Oncorhynchus masou masou isolate Uvic2021 chromosome 28, UVic_Omas_1.1, whole genome shotgun sequence genomic DNA carries:
- the LOC135518589 gene encoding ribosome-recycling factor, mitochondrial-like codes for MALSQLGLLWLALCRFPVPLLRSSCQLAVSSRVPLLFPNTCHRDIAPTAATCVLLYATKMSKAKGQAAKVNINSSLAEDVISLEEVNEEMAAVLTALKEDFSRNLSIKISSGALDHIVVHTTDGKFPLNQLGQMSMKPPQLNVVNMTGFPHTAGWAMAAATRALRESSMKLNPEVDGTIIRVLISKVTREYMRAGQFTIKSKESLRRV; via the exons ATGGCATTGAGTCAGCTGGGCCTACTGTGGCTGGCTTTGTGCCGATTCCCGGTCCCTTTGTTGAGGTCTTCCTGTCAGCTGGCGGTCAGCTCCAGAGTCCCACTGCTGTTCCCAAATACATGTCATCGAGACATCGCCCCCACTGCCGCCACCTGCGTTCTCCTGTATGCCACCAAGATGAGTAAAG CGAAGGGCCAGGCGGCCAAAGTGAACATCAACTCCTCGCTGGCGGAGGATGTCATCAGTCTGGAGGAAGTGAATGAGGAGATGGCCGCAGTCCTCACCGCCCTAAAAGAGGACTTCAGCCGCAACCTGAGCATCAAAATCTCTTCAG GAGCTCTGGATCATATCGTGGTGCACACGACAGATGGCAAATTCCCCCTGAACCAGTTGGGTCAGATGTCCATGAAACCCCCTCAGCTCAACGTGGTCAACATGACCGGCTTCCCACACACTGCTGGCTGG GCCATGGCTGCTGCCACCCGCGCCCTGCGTGAGAGCAGCATGAAACTCAACCCTGAGGTGGACGGAACCATCATCAGGGTGCTTATTTCCAA GGTCACGCGTGAGTACATGAGAGCCGGGCAGTTCACTATCAAGTCCAAGGAGTCTCTGAGGAGGGTGTGA